Proteins encoded within one genomic window of Ranitomeya variabilis isolate aRanVar5 chromosome 4, aRanVar5.hap1, whole genome shotgun sequence:
- the LOC143768664 gene encoding uncharacterized protein LOC143768664, protein MKNLPLLSCLVLALIHYGHCLNCTSCFNTTSLTCTGSQVTCANDELCYLIIVKTSGSNTAGIERGCRSLQFCNTSYSYMNGSDEFDLSSTCCSDGDCIVPDSAFTRNGFQCPSLVSGVDNTPQVLQCLGNQNKCFNVTQIRGDFKFVLGCANDYVCSMNRSDTEVISCVNATSSPITTTITTDISTAVSSKGLRNWPFPPSSTTDSDIYFKGLFFLFGLFHVYASEIIVNLYI, encoded by the exons ATGAAGAATCTTCCTTTACTTTCCTGTCTAGTATTGGCCCTGATTCACTATG GTCATTGTCTCAATTGCACCAGCTGTTTTAATACAACTAGTCTTACTTGTACCGGATCACAAGTTACTTGTGCAAACGATGAATTGTGCTACCTGATAATCGTTAAAACTTCTG GCAGCAATACCGCCGGCATTGAAAGAGGGTGTAGAAGCCTCCAGTTCTGTAACACCTCCTACTCTTATATGAACGGATCTGATGAATTCGATTTATCGTCTACCTGCTGCAGTGACGGTGATTGTATCGTACCAGATTCTGCCT TCACCAGAAATGGATTCCAGTGTCCTTCATTAGTTTCTGGAGTAGACAATACACCACAAGTTCTGCAATGTCTGGGAAATCAGAATAAATGCTTCAATGTAACACAAATCAGAG gaGATTTTAAGTTCGTGCTTGGCTGCGCAAACGACTATGTCTGTTCCATGAACAGATCGGATACAGAAGTGATAAGCTGTGTGAATGCAACATCATCACCTATAACAACTACTATTACCACTGATATTTCTACGGCAGTCTCTTCTAAGGGGCTGAGAAATTGGCCGTTCCCTCCATCCAGTACAACTGACTCTGACATATATTTTAAGGGTCTCTTTTTTCTGTTTGGACTTTTTCATGTATATGCATCTGAAATAATTGTAAACTTGTATATAtaa